Proteins co-encoded in one Polluticoccus soli genomic window:
- a CDS encoding single-stranded DNA-binding protein: MRGVNRVMLIGNLGRDPDLQYLEGNIAVAKFPLATTETFKDKNGNLVSQTEWHTVVLWRGLAELAQKYLHKGSLVFIEGRLRTRTWEDKDKNRRFSTEIVGDNLVMLDKRKENGTDYQPAADTHHSTDMNGFTAPAPDMSFDPGTSGTKDDLPF, from the coding sequence ATGAGAGGAGTTAATAGAGTAATGTTGATAGGCAACTTAGGGCGGGATCCGGATCTCCAATATCTTGAAGGTAACATCGCTGTAGCGAAGTTTCCACTGGCCACTACCGAGACTTTTAAGGACAAAAATGGCAACCTGGTTTCACAAACAGAATGGCACACAGTGGTATTATGGCGCGGCCTTGCCGAGTTAGCTCAAAAATACCTGCACAAAGGCAGCCTCGTGTTCATCGAAGGGCGCCTGCGTACCCGCACCTGGGAAGACAAAGACAAGAACCGTCGCTTCAGCACTGAAATAGTGGGCGACAACCTGGTAATGCTGGACAAACGTAAGGAGAACGGCACTGATTACCAGCCCGCTGCCGATACGCACCATTCAACAGACATGAACGGCTTCACAGCTCCGGCTCCTGACATGAGCTTTGACCCCGGCACAAGTGGTACTAAAGACGACCTGCCATTTTAG
- the gldE gene encoding gliding motility-associated protein GldE has protein sequence MRNTTEGETILNTMLLQAPGVFSASNTTILIIIILLLLLMTAITAGAETAYFSLTAKDINYLKTKDQQSSRQAVNLLENPKMLLATILVANNFINIAIIVTTNVLLRQLLPHDLSPTASIFIQIIAVTFLLVLFGEVLPKVYATQNNMRMALFAAPVLQILTSIFKPVSKMLVSSTSYIEEKMGSRNPGNISSEDFEHAIELTVGHTATREEVNIFKGILKFGNITVRQIMRTRLDVSGIPHDLNFRQVQNLAVEMGYSRMPVYKGSLDKVAGIIHTKDLLPYAELDEFEWHTLIRHAFFVHEGKLIEDLLKEFQQKRIHFAVVVDEFGGTSGIVTLEDIMEEIIGDIKDEFDEEDLHFKKIDDHNFIIEGKTLINDVCRLIGEPSDTFDLVRGESDSLAGLLLEISGKFPAVNETVSYEQFDFTVLQIERMRIQRIKLTINEMEED, from the coding sequence TTGCGAAACACAACTGAGGGCGAGACGATTCTGAATACTATGTTACTACAGGCACCAGGGGTTTTCTCTGCATCAAATACTACTATCCTTATCATTATCATACTGTTGCTGCTGTTGATGACCGCCATCACAGCAGGAGCAGAAACGGCGTATTTCAGCCTTACGGCAAAGGATATTAACTACCTGAAGACAAAAGACCAGCAAAGCAGCCGCCAGGCGGTGAACCTGTTGGAGAACCCCAAAATGTTGCTGGCTACCATACTTGTGGCCAACAACTTCATCAATATCGCCATCATCGTTACTACCAACGTATTACTGAGACAGCTGCTGCCGCACGACCTGAGCCCGACAGCCTCTATCTTCATACAGATAATAGCGGTCACCTTTTTGCTGGTACTCTTCGGAGAAGTGCTGCCAAAAGTGTACGCTACGCAAAACAATATGCGCATGGCTTTGTTTGCAGCGCCTGTGTTGCAAATACTGACCAGCATCTTCAAACCTGTCAGCAAAATGCTGGTATCGTCTACCAGCTATATCGAAGAAAAGATGGGCAGCCGCAATCCCGGCAACATCAGCAGCGAGGATTTTGAACACGCTATTGAGCTGACCGTGGGCCACACTGCTACGCGCGAGGAGGTGAATATATTCAAAGGCATCCTGAAGTTTGGTAACATCACGGTGCGCCAGATAATGCGTACGCGCCTCGACGTAAGCGGCATTCCGCACGACCTGAACTTCCGTCAGGTGCAGAACCTTGCGGTGGAGATGGGCTACTCGCGCATGCCAGTGTACAAAGGCAGCCTGGACAAAGTAGCGGGTATCATTCACACCAAAGACCTGCTGCCTTATGCAGAGCTGGACGAATTTGAATGGCACACGCTGATACGCCACGCCTTCTTTGTGCATGAAGGCAAGCTGATAGAAGACCTGCTAAAGGAATTCCAGCAAAAGCGCATACACTTTGCCGTAGTGGTGGATGAGTTTGGCGGTACATCAGGTATCGTGACGCTGGAGGATATCATGGAAGAGATCATTGGCGATATCAAAGACGAGTTTGACGAAGAAGACCTGCACTTTAAAAAGATCGACGACCACAACTTCATCATAGAAGGTAAAACCCTTATCAACGACGTGTGCCGCCTGATAGGCGAACCATCAGACACCTTCGACCTCGTACGCGGCGAAAGCGATTCACTTGCGGGGCTGTTACTGGAAATATCCGGCAAATTCCCTGCTGTGAATGAGACCGTGAGCTACGAGCAGTTCGACTTTACCGTACTGCAGATAGAGCGCATGCGTATACAGCGCATAAAACTTACCATCAACGAGATGGAAGAAGACTAA